In Nitratireductor basaltis, the following are encoded in one genomic region:
- the glpX gene encoding class II fructose-bisphosphatase: protein MPKTPQAGLDRILTLELVRVTERAAVAAARLRGRGDEKAADQVAVDAMRSELNRLPIQGTVVIGEGERDEAPMLYIGEEVGVGEGPEVDIALDPLEGTTICAKNLPNSLAVIAIAERGSLLYAPDVYMEKIAVGPGYPEGIVDLDAPAAENIESVAKAKGVPVSEITACILDRPRHARLIEEVRATGAAIRLIGDGDVAGVIHTTDPDETGIDIYMGIGGAPEGVLAAAALRCIGGQMQGRLQLNTEEKVARAAKMGISDPAKVYRMEEMASGDVLFAATGVTDGNLLAGVKFGRDSIQTHTIVMRSSSGTVREIKARHQDLDKF, encoded by the coding sequence ATGCCCAAGACCCCTCAGGCCGGCCTTGACCGGATTCTCACCCTGGAGCTTGTCCGCGTGACCGAGCGTGCCGCTGTTGCTGCTGCACGGCTTCGTGGACGGGGGGATGAGAAGGCCGCCGACCAGGTGGCGGTTGATGCCATGCGCTCGGAGCTGAACCGTCTGCCGATCCAGGGCACGGTCGTGATCGGTGAGGGCGAGCGTGACGAAGCGCCGATGCTTTATATCGGGGAAGAGGTTGGCGTGGGCGAAGGGCCGGAAGTGGATATCGCGCTCGATCCGCTCGAGGGCACCACGATCTGCGCAAAGAACCTGCCGAACTCGCTGGCCGTCATCGCGATTGCCGAGCGGGGAAGCCTGCTCTACGCGCCGGATGTCTACATGGAAAAGATCGCGGTCGGCCCGGGATACCCCGAAGGCATCGTTGATCTCGACGCGCCTGCCGCAGAGAATATCGAGTCAGTGGCCAAGGCCAAGGGCGTGCCGGTGTCCGAAATCACCGCCTGCATTCTCGACCGCCCACGTCATGCAAGACTGATCGAGGAAGTGCGCGCTACCGGCGCTGCCATCCGCCTGATCGGCGATGGTGACGTGGCGGGTGTGATCCACACCACTGATCCGGACGAGACCGGCATCGACATTTATATGGGCATCGGCGGCGCGCCGGAAGGTGTTCTCGCGGCAGCAGCCCTGCGCTGCATCGGCGGCCAGATGCAGGGTCGCCTGCAACTCAACACCGAGGAAAAGGTGGCACGCGCTGCCAAGATGGGCATTTCCGATCCGGCGAAGGTCTACCGCATGGAAGAAATGGCCTCTGGCGACGTGCTCTTCGCAGCGACCGGCGTGACGGACGGCAATTTGCTGGCTGGCGTGAAATTTGGCCGCGATTCCATCCAGACGCATACGATCGTGATGCGCTCGTCTTCGGGCACGGTGCGTGAGATCAAGGCGCGCCACCAGGATCTCGACAAGTTCTGA
- a CDS encoding MaoC family dehydratase, which produces MAGLYLDEFKPGMVIRHTLRKSVTESDNMLFSTMTLNPQPLHIDFDFAEKSEWGKPLVNSLFTLGLMIGISVHDTTLGTTIGNLGMTETVFPHPVFHGDTLRVETEIRSVRESKSKPDRGIVEFEHRAYNQDNVLVARCIRQAMMLKKPA; this is translated from the coding sequence ATGGCAGGTCTTTATCTCGACGAATTCAAACCGGGCATGGTGATCCGTCACACACTGCGCAAAAGCGTGACTGAGAGTGACAACATGTTGTTCTCAACCATGACGCTGAACCCGCAGCCGCTGCATATCGATTTCGATTTCGCCGAGAAGTCCGAGTGGGGAAAGCCGTTGGTCAACTCGCTTTTCACGCTCGGCCTCATGATCGGTATCTCCGTCCATGACACGACGCTTGGCACCACGATCGGCAATCTGGGCATGACCGAAACCGTTTTCCCGCACCCGGTCTTCCATGGCGATACGCTCCGGGTCGAGACCGAGATCAGAAGCGTGCGTGAATCGAAATCCAAACCGGACCGTGGCATCGTGGAGTTCGAGCATCGCGCCTATAATCAGGACAATGTCCTGGTTGCACGCTGTATACGACAGGCCATGATGCTGAAGAAGCCGGCCTGA
- a CDS encoding flavin reductase family protein produces the protein MFYEPNVGHGLPHDPFKALVAPRPIGWISSRRKDGTANLAPYSFFNAISTNPHLVLFSSEGVKDSCSIAAETGEFVVNIVSRKLAEQMNLSAIDAPEGVNEFEVAGLTEAVCRHISAPRVAEAPAALECKVVDVLQPKGLDGAPAGVSVVMGEVVGIHMDDVMIVDGLFDITKAQTLARLGYMDYTAVTETFSMRRPRWSERRED, from the coding sequence ATGTTTTACGAACCAAACGTAGGCCATGGCCTGCCGCATGACCCTTTCAAGGCGCTGGTCGCGCCGCGGCCCATCGGCTGGATTTCCTCGCGGCGAAAGGATGGTACGGCCAATCTCGCGCCTTATTCCTTCTTCAATGCCATCTCGACAAACCCGCATCTGGTTCTCTTCTCGTCCGAAGGGGTGAAAGACAGCTGTTCGATTGCTGCTGAAACCGGGGAGTTCGTTGTCAATATCGTCAGCCGGAAGCTCGCCGAACAGATGAACCTCTCGGCCATAGATGCGCCCGAAGGTGTGAACGAGTTCGAGGTGGCCGGGCTCACAGAGGCCGTATGCCGTCACATCTCTGCTCCGCGCGTTGCCGAGGCTCCAGCCGCGCTGGAGTGCAAGGTGGTGGATGTGCTGCAGCCCAAAGGGCTGGATGGCGCACCTGCCGGCGTGAGTGTTGTCATGGGCGAGGTGGTCGGCATTCACATGGACGACGTGATGATCGTCGATGGCTTGTTCGACATCACAAAGGCACAGACGCTCGCACGCCTTGGCTATATGGACTACACGGCCGTGACCGAAACCTTCTCCATGCGGCGTCCGCGTTGGAGCGAGCGCAGGGAGGACTGA
- a CDS encoding HpcH/HpaI aldolase/citrate lyase family protein has translation MRSMLFVPGDSERKMEKALTSGADVLILDLEDSVSAANKELARKITSGFLSAHEGGGTPALHVRVNALDTGLTQGDLDAVMGAKPACIMLPKAESGEDVARLAAMLRVSEAKAGIEDGTTAILPIITETPQAVLNAATYRHASDRLTGLTWGAEDLSAAIGARATRDAQGRYTPVFQHARTVTILAASAVGVAAVDTVYPNFRDEEGFRRDCIESERDGFTARMAIHPAQVPVINEVFTPSADAIEKAQRLLDAVSQQGDAGVIALDGEMVDRPHILRAERVLDRARAAGAL, from the coding sequence ATGCGTTCAATGCTCTTCGTTCCAGGTGATTCTGAGCGCAAGATGGAAAAGGCGCTCACCAGCGGGGCCGATGTTCTGATTCTGGACCTTGAGGATTCGGTTTCAGCGGCGAACAAGGAGCTTGCGCGCAAGATTACGAGCGGATTCCTGAGCGCCCATGAAGGGGGCGGAACCCCTGCCCTTCATGTTCGCGTCAATGCGCTCGATACAGGGCTCACACAAGGCGATCTCGATGCGGTGATGGGCGCGAAACCTGCGTGCATCATGCTTCCCAAGGCCGAAAGCGGTGAAGACGTCGCGCGGCTGGCCGCGATGTTGCGGGTGAGCGAGGCGAAAGCCGGCATCGAGGATGGCACCACGGCGATCCTGCCGATCATCACCGAGACGCCGCAGGCAGTTCTCAACGCCGCCACCTACCGCCATGCAAGCGACAGGCTCACCGGCCTCACCTGGGGCGCGGAGGACCTTTCAGCCGCCATTGGCGCGCGCGCGACACGTGACGCGCAAGGTCGATACACGCCGGTCTTCCAGCATGCCCGTACAGTGACGATTCTTGCCGCCAGCGCCGTAGGCGTGGCCGCAGTTGACACCGTCTATCCGAATTTCCGCGATGAAGAGGGTTTCCGCCGCGACTGTATCGAAAGCGAGCGGGACGGATTTACCGCGCGCATGGCGATCCATCCCGCACAGGTGCCTGTCATCAACGAGGTCTTCACCCCATCGGCAGATGCCATCGAAAAAGCGCAGCGCCTTCTCGATGCCGTGTCGCAACAGGGCGATGCGGGCGTCATAGCGCTTGATGGCGAGATGGTGGACCGGCCGCATATCCTGAGAGCCGAACGGGTTCTGGATCGCGCCAGGGCGGCTGGCGCGCTCTAG
- the folE gene encoding GTP cyclohydrolase I FolE, which produces MDAILKNQKHADTSAKAAADSASTSHAARPDRAEVEEAVLTLLRWVGEDPKREGLIETPARVAKAYAEMFSGYEQDAAEELGRTFEEVAGYDDIVLMRDLSFHSHCEHHMVPIIGKAHVAYLPDGKVVGLSKIARVVDIYARRLQTQEAMTAQIAGVIQDVLQPRGVAVMVEAEHMCMAMRGIRKQGSTTITTRFTGEFRNNNEEQQRFLSLIRG; this is translated from the coding sequence ATGGACGCAATTCTCAAGAACCAGAAGCACGCCGACACTTCAGCCAAGGCCGCAGCGGATTCCGCTTCCACCTCTCATGCAGCACGTCCGGATCGTGCGGAAGTTGAAGAGGCCGTTTTGACCCTGTTGCGCTGGGTCGGCGAGGATCCGAAGCGTGAAGGTCTCATCGAGACCCCCGCGCGCGTGGCGAAAGCCTATGCGGAAATGTTCTCCGGTTACGAGCAGGACGCCGCGGAGGAGCTTGGCCGCACCTTCGAGGAAGTCGCAGGCTATGATGACATCGTTCTCATGCGCGACCTCTCGTTCCATTCCCATTGCGAGCACCACATGGTGCCAATTATCGGCAAGGCCCATGTCGCCTATCTGCCCGACGGCAAGGTGGTCGGTCTTTCTAAGATCGCCCGCGTGGTCGACATCTATGCACGCCGCCTGCAGACGCAGGAGGCCATGACGGCGCAGATCGCCGGCGTCATCCAGGATGTGCTGCAGCCACGCGGCGTGGCCGTGATGGTTGAGGCAGAGCATATGTGCATGGCAATGCGCGGCATCCGAAAGCAGGGATCGACGACGATCACGACGCGCTTTACCGGCGAGTTCAGAAACAACAACGAGGAACAGCAGCGTTTCCTCTCGCTCATCCGGGGCTGA
- the yidD gene encoding membrane protein insertion efficiency factor YidD, protein MTRRYSRNWQRPWRKTPGRVLGVSFVRLYQLTLSGFIGNTCRHLPTCSEYAYEAIARHGLLRGGWLSLRRVARCGPGGTSGIDRVPE, encoded by the coding sequence ATGACAAGACGCTATTCCCGCAATTGGCAGAGGCCTTGGCGCAAGACGCCGGGGCGGGTACTCGGCGTCAGCTTCGTGCGCCTTTACCAGTTGACCCTTTCAGGCTTCATCGGAAACACCTGCCGCCATCTGCCGACATGTTCCGAATACGCCTATGAGGCCATCGCCCGCCACGGACTGCTGCGGGGAGGTTGGCTCTCGCTCCGCCGCGTCGCGCGATGCGGTCCGGGTGGCACGAGCGGAATAGATCGGGTGCCGGAGTGA
- a CDS encoding patatin family protein — MLDWASIRTRPVEREPVSPPPDLVEPEKPPRHGIALALGGGAARGWAHIGVLRALDEAGVRIDMIAGTSIGALVGGCYLAGKLDELEEFARSLTKRRILGLLDLNFGGSGLFGGMKLTTRMQEHLEGITFDDLSKPFVCVAAEIRTGHEIWLSSGSLITAMRASYALPGVFEPVVCNKRVLIDGALVNPVPVSVCRAHEQPLVVAVNLHYDLFGRAAVIKHSADLPEKEGKPADGTKTPLVVDRGPSQRDARLGITGVMVEAFNIIQDRISRARMAGDPPDLSLQPKLGHIGLTEFYRADEAIRLGYQATKAQLEEMDRLLTVLG, encoded by the coding sequence ATGCTCGACTGGGCCTCCATACGCACAAGACCGGTGGAACGTGAACCGGTTTCACCACCGCCGGATCTGGTAGAACCGGAGAAGCCTCCGCGTCATGGCATCGCGCTTGCGCTTGGCGGTGGCGCTGCTCGTGGCTGGGCCCATATCGGTGTCCTGCGTGCCCTAGATGAAGCGGGTGTGCGCATTGACATGATTGCCGGCACCTCCATCGGCGCTCTGGTTGGTGGCTGCTATCTGGCGGGCAAGCTGGACGAGCTGGAAGAATTCGCCCGCTCGCTCACCAAACGGCGGATCCTCGGTCTCCTGGACCTCAATTTCGGCGGCAGCGGTCTGTTTGGCGGGATGAAGCTGACCACCCGGATGCAGGAGCATCTGGAAGGCATCACATTCGACGATCTCTCCAAGCCATTTGTGTGCGTAGCCGCGGAGATCCGTACAGGACATGAAATCTGGCTTTCCTCCGGCTCGTTGATCACGGCCATGCGCGCCTCCTATGCGCTGCCTGGTGTGTTCGAACCGGTCGTCTGCAACAAGCGCGTGCTGATCGACGGCGCCCTGGTCAATCCGGTTCCGGTATCGGTTTGTCGCGCGCATGAGCAGCCGCTCGTGGTCGCAGTCAATCTGCATTATGATCTTTTCGGACGGGCTGCCGTCATCAAGCACTCTGCCGATCTGCCCGAGAAGGAAGGCAAGCCTGCCGATGGCACCAAGACGCCATTGGTCGTCGACCGCGGTCCGAGCCAACGCGATGCGCGGCTCGGTATCACCGGCGTGATGGTCGAGGCTTTCAACATCATCCAGGACCGCATTTCGCGTGCCCGCATGGCAGGTGACCCGCCTGACCTGTCGTTGCAGCCGAAGCTCGGGCATATCGGCCTGACCGAATTCTACCGCGCGGATGAGGCGATCCGCCTTGGATACCAGGCGACCAAGGCACAGCTTGAAGAGATGGATCGCCTTCTGACCGTTCTGGGCTAG
- a CDS encoding iron-sulfur cluster assembly scaffold protein, giving the protein MIDDVYNAKILAFAGNIGRIGRLENPDATAKAHSKLCGSTVLVDLTMEDGVVTDFAHEVRACALGQASSSIMAENVVGASTAELKELRQTMERMLKENGPPPDGRFADLKYLEPVRAYKARHASTLLTFDAVVDCIEQIEKARAGQAA; this is encoded by the coding sequence ATGATCGACGACGTCTACAACGCGAAAATTCTGGCCTTTGCTGGCAATATCGGGCGTATCGGGCGTCTGGAAAACCCCGATGCCACTGCGAAAGCGCATTCCAAGCTCTGCGGCTCGACGGTGCTCGTCGATCTGACGATGGAGGACGGTGTGGTGACGGATTTTGCCCATGAAGTCCGGGCCTGTGCTCTTGGACAGGCTTCCTCGTCCATCATGGCCGAAAATGTGGTGGGCGCATCAACCGCTGAGTTGAAAGAACTCCGCCAGACCATGGAGCGCATGCTGAAGGAAAATGGCCCGCCGCCTGACGGGCGTTTTGCGGATCTGAAATATCTGGAGCCGGTGCGTGCCTACAAGGCGCGCCATGCCTCCACGCTTCTGACCTTCGACGCGGTTGTGGACTGCATCGAGCAGATCGAGAAGGCGAGGGCCGGGCAGGCGGCCTGA
- the thrS gene encoding threonine--tRNA ligase, which produces MADAISITFPDGSSREVDAGMSGGELAASISKSLSKKAVAYALDGDVRDLADPIGRAGAVEIITREDPRALELIRHDCAHVLAEAVQELWPDTQVTIGPVIENGFYYDFAREEPFTPDDFPKIEKKMAEIIARNKPFTKEVWARDKAKKVFEEKGEAYKVELIDAIPEDQDVKIYAQGDWFDLCRGPHMVSTGQIGKAFKLMKVAGAYWRGDSNNPMLTRIYGTAWQTQEQLDQYMHMLEEAEKRDHRRLGREMDLFHFQEEGPGVVFWHSKGWRMFQNLVGYMRRRLEGEYEEVNAPQVLDNSLWQTSGHWGWYKENMFAVTCADEEAEDKRTFALKPMNCPGHVQIFKHGLKSYRDLPIRFAEFGAVHRYEPSGALHGLMRVRGFTQDDAHIFCTEDQLAEECLKINDLILSTYADFGFEEITVYFSTRPEKRVGDDALWDHAEEIMAGVLEQIAERSGGRIKTAINPGDGAFYGPKFDYVLKDAIGRQWQCGTTQIDFNLPERFGAFYIDRDSEKKQPVMVHRAICGSMERFLGILIENYAGHFPLWFAPLQVVVATITSEADDYAIEVADKLRRAGLLAETDLRNEKINYKVREHSMAKVPVILVCGKREAEEGTVNIRRLGSRDQASMTLDEALAKLSDEATPPDLIRRKAS; this is translated from the coding sequence ATGGCTGATGCCATTTCCATTACCTTCCCCGATGGTTCGAGCCGCGAAGTCGATGCGGGAATGTCCGGTGGCGAGCTTGCCGCTTCCATCTCGAAATCGCTCTCCAAGAAAGCTGTTGCCTATGCGCTCGATGGGGATGTGCGCGACCTTGCGGACCCGATCGGTCGGGCTGGCGCTGTCGAGATCATCACCCGCGAAGATCCGCGTGCGCTCGAACTGATCCGCCATGACTGTGCGCATGTGCTGGCCGAAGCCGTACAGGAACTTTGGCCGGATACGCAGGTGACCATTGGACCCGTCATAGAGAACGGCTTCTACTACGATTTCGCCCGCGAAGAGCCCTTCACGCCCGACGATTTCCCGAAGATCGAAAAGAAGATGGCGGAGATCATCGCGCGCAACAAGCCTTTCACCAAGGAAGTCTGGGCACGCGACAAGGCGAAGAAGGTTTTTGAGGAGAAGGGCGAGGCCTACAAGGTCGAGCTCATCGATGCCATTCCCGAAGATCAGGATGTGAAAATCTATGCGCAGGGCGATTGGTTCGATCTCTGCCGCGGCCCGCACATGGTCTCCACCGGGCAGATCGGCAAGGCTTTCAAGCTGATGAAGGTCGCCGGTGCCTATTGGCGCGGTGATTCCAACAATCCGATGCTGACCCGCATCTACGGCACCGCCTGGCAGACGCAGGAGCAGCTTGACCAGTATATGCACATGCTGGAAGAGGCCGAGAAGCGCGATCACCGTCGCCTTGGCCGAGAAATGGACCTGTTCCATTTTCAGGAAGAAGGCCCCGGCGTCGTCTTCTGGCACTCCAAGGGCTGGCGCATGTTCCAGAACCTTGTCGGCTATATGCGCCGCAGGCTGGAAGGCGAGTATGAGGAGGTCAACGCTCCGCAGGTTCTCGACAACTCGCTCTGGCAGACCTCCGGTCACTGGGGCTGGTACAAGGAGAACATGTTCGCGGTCACCTGTGCCGATGAAGAGGCGGAGGACAAGCGTACTTTCGCGCTGAAGCCGATGAACTGCCCGGGTCACGTGCAGATCTTCAAGCATGGCTTGAAGTCCTACCGCGATCTGCCTATCCGCTTTGCAGAATTTGGTGCCGTCCATCGCTACGAGCCTTCCGGCGCTTTGCATGGTCTGATGCGCGTTCGCGGCTTCACCCAGGACGACGCGCATATCTTCTGCACCGAGGATCAGCTGGCCGAGGAATGCCTGAAGATCAACGATCTGATCCTGTCCACCTATGCCGATTTCGGCTTCGAGGAGATCACGGTCTATTTCTCCACGCGGCCCGAAAAGCGCGTTGGCGATGATGCGCTGTGGGATCATGCCGAAGAGATCATGGCAGGCGTTCTGGAGCAGATTGCCGAACGTTCGGGCGGTCGCATCAAGACGGCGATCAATCCCGGCGACGGCGCGTTCTACGGTCCGAAGTTCGACTACGTGCTGAAAGATGCCATCGGTCGCCAGTGGCAGTGCGGCACGACGCAGATCGACTTCAATCTGCCCGAACGCTTCGGTGCCTTCTATATCGACAGGGATTCGGAGAAGAAACAGCCCGTCATGGTCCACCGCGCCATCTGCGGATCCATGGAACGCTTCCTCGGTATTCTGATCGAGAATTATGCCGGCCATTTCCCGCTCTGGTTTGCACCATTGCAGGTGGTGGTCGCGACGATCACCTCCGAGGCTGACGACTATGCCATTGAAGTGGCCGACAAGCTGAGGCGCGCAGGTTTGCTGGCCGAGACCGATCTTCGAAACGAGAAGATCAATTACAAGGTCCGCGAGCACAGCATGGCCAAGGTCCCCGTGATCCTGGTCTGCGGCAAGCGTGAGGCTGAGGAAGGCACGGTCAATATCCGCCGCCTTGGCTCACGTGACCAGGCTTCGATGACGCTGGATGAGGCACTGGCGAAACTGAGCGATGAGGCAACGCCTCCCGACCTCATTCGTCGCAAGGCATCCTGA
- the recJ gene encoding single-stranded-DNA-specific exonuclease RecJ, with protein MTGEKRFFLDVKKSARGMGWVHRLDPRAENAALAMAQSHGLPDIVARVLAGRGVGVDDAQAFLAPSIRDLLPDPSSLTDMDAAASRIADAVLRREKVAIFGDYDVDGAVSSAMMKLFLKHHGVSGEIYIPDRIFEGYGPNPDAMRDLASRASLIVTVDCGTNSAEAIAAAREAGADVVVLDHHQVGGALPHGVPVVNPNREDDLSGQGHLCAAGVVFLTLVRTTRVLRERQSAAPPYDMLSMLDLVAMATVCDVVPLIGVNRAFVVKGLLAARQMKSPGMAALARVSRIGEPLNPYHFGFLLGPRINAGGRIGNAALGSTLLCCDEAGEAGEIAQTLDRLNQERQAMETQMLAQAKEEADAELAHGDGPAVLVTASDQWHPGIVGLIASRLKDHARRPSFAIHFDVNGKGTGSGRSISGFDLGKLVREAVDEGLLVKGGGHAMAAGITVQKDKLGDLRAFFHEKAEGSVSKLRDAECLKIDAALAANGATVELYERLEAAGPFGAGHAAPIIAVPRHRISDVRVVGNGHVKVELQSQSGARLPAIAFRAAESDLGQFLLPRRGATIHAAGTLSLNHWNCTRSVQLRLLDAAEADGR; from the coding sequence GTGACGGGCGAAAAGCGCTTCTTTCTCGACGTGAAAAAATCCGCGCGCGGCATGGGCTGGGTTCACCGGCTCGACCCGCGGGCGGAAAATGCCGCACTCGCCATGGCGCAGAGCCACGGGCTGCCGGATATCGTGGCGCGTGTCTTGGCCGGACGCGGTGTCGGTGTGGATGATGCTCAAGCCTTTCTTGCGCCTTCCATCCGTGATCTTCTGCCAGACCCGTCTTCACTGACCGACATGGATGCGGCAGCTTCGCGGATCGCTGATGCCGTCCTGCGACGCGAGAAGGTGGCTATTTTCGGGGACTATGACGTGGATGGCGCGGTTTCGTCGGCAATGATGAAGCTGTTTCTGAAGCATCACGGCGTGTCCGGCGAAATCTATATCCCCGATCGCATCTTCGAGGGCTATGGACCCAATCCGGATGCCATGCGCGACCTTGCCTCCCGCGCTTCGCTGATCGTGACCGTCGATTGCGGAACAAACAGCGCGGAAGCCATCGCGGCGGCACGTGAGGCGGGCGCGGATGTGGTCGTGCTCGACCACCACCAGGTTGGCGGCGCACTGCCCCATGGCGTACCGGTGGTTAATCCAAACCGTGAGGACGATCTTTCGGGGCAGGGCCATCTCTGCGCGGCTGGTGTGGTTTTCCTGACACTGGTGCGCACGACGCGCGTCCTGCGCGAGCGGCAAAGTGCTGCACCGCCCTATGACATGCTGTCCATGCTCGACCTTGTGGCGATGGCGACGGTCTGTGACGTGGTACCGCTGATTGGCGTAAACCGGGCCTTCGTGGTGAAGGGACTTCTGGCCGCCCGCCAGATGAAGTCTCCCGGCATGGCCGCACTCGCGCGGGTCTCGCGCATCGGTGAACCACTCAACCCCTATCACTTCGGTTTCCTTCTGGGTCCGCGCATCAATGCCGGCGGGCGCATCGGCAATGCTGCACTTGGCTCCACGCTGCTTTGCTGCGACGAGGCAGGTGAGGCCGGCGAGATTGCCCAGACGCTCGACCGGCTGAATCAGGAGCGTCAGGCGATGGAAACCCAGATGCTTGCGCAGGCGAAGGAAGAAGCCGATGCCGAACTCGCTCATGGTGATGGACCGGCGGTGCTGGTTACCGCCAGCGACCAGTGGCATCCCGGCATTGTCGGCCTGATCGCCTCACGGCTGAAGGACCATGCCCGCCGTCCGTCATTCGCGATCCATTTCGACGTTAACGGCAAGGGCACCGGTTCGGGTCGCTCCATTTCCGGTTTCGATCTGGGCAAGCTGGTGCGCGAAGCAGTTGACGAGGGCCTTCTGGTCAAGGGCGGGGGGCATGCCATGGCGGCAGGCATCACCGTCCAGAAGGATAAGCTGGGAGATCTGCGTGCCTTCTTCCATGAGAAGGCTGAAGGCTCCGTCTCGAAGCTGCGCGACGCGGAATGCCTCAAGATCGATGCAGCGCTTGCCGCCAATGGCGCGACGGTCGAGCTCTATGAGCGGCTGGAAGCGGCCGGCCCATTCGGTGCAGGTCACGCAGCGCCCATCATTGCGGTGCCTCGCCACCGGATTTCGGATGTTCGCGTTGTCGGCAACGGGCATGTGAAGGTGGAACTTCAATCGCAATCAGGCGCGAGGCTTCCGGCCATCGCCTTCCGTGCCGCCGAAAGCGATCTCGGCCAGTTCCTGCTACCGCGCAGGGGCGCGACAATTCACGCGGCAGGCACGCTTTCGCTCAATCATTGGAACTGCACACGTTCCGTTCAGCTTCGCTTGTTGGATGCGGCGGAAGCGGACGGGCGCTAG
- a CDS encoding nitroreductase family protein, with the protein MTGVQALNKAVLDFLMSRRSAPIPELTGPEPTPEELDIMLKAASRVPDHGKLNPWRFILYRSDMRHKVGEMLAVLAEEREGEMSPARREQELTRFSRAPLVIGVVCAVEDHVKIPEWEQFLAAGMAAYNLMLAANALGFGTNMITNWYSDIPEGKELLGVAPHEKVVGFIHLGRHHGDVPDRVRPDHNELVREYSGPWVEA; encoded by the coding sequence ATGACTGGAGTACAAGCGTTGAACAAGGCTGTTCTCGATTTTCTCATGAGCCGTCGCTCTGCACCCATTCCGGAGCTGACCGGGCCTGAACCGACGCCGGAAGAACTCGACATCATGTTGAAGGCTGCAAGCCGTGTGCCCGATCATGGCAAGCTCAACCCGTGGCGCTTCATCCTTTACCGCAGCGACATGCGCCACAAGGTGGGCGAAATGCTCGCGGTCCTGGCCGAGGAGCGGGAAGGGGAAATGTCGCCCGCAAGGCGCGAGCAGGAGCTGACGCGCTTCTCGCGCGCACCACTCGTCATCGGTGTTGTTTGCGCCGTCGAGGATCACGTGAAGATCCCCGAATGGGAGCAGTTTCTTGCAGCGGGCATGGCTGCCTACAATCTGATGCTTGCTGCCAATGCGCTTGGCTTCGGCACCAACATGATCACCAACTGGTACTCCGATATCCCAGAGGGCAAGGAACTGCTGGGCGTGGCGCCACATGAAAAGGTCGTGGGCTTCATTCATCTTGGCCGTCACCACGGCGATGTGCCCGACCGTGTGCGTCCCGATCACAATGAACTGGTGCGCGAATATTCCGGCCCCTGGGTGGAAGCCTGA
- the hisI gene encoding phosphoribosyl-AMP cyclohydrolase translates to MNAMSFTPPPADKKRLEQGAEFTPRFDEKGLVTTVVTESETGRLLMVAHMNAEALALTLQTGIAHYWSRSRKSLWKKGETSGNMQRVHAIETDCDQDVLHLKVHVEGDGVSCHTGAHSCFYRQVELVDGQPRLVAHEHLSQK, encoded by the coding sequence ATGAATGCCATGTCCTTCACGCCGCCCCCTGCGGACAAGAAACGTCTTGAGCAGGGTGCGGAGTTCACGCCGCGCTTTGACGAAAAAGGTCTCGTGACCACCGTTGTCACGGAAAGCGAAACGGGCCGCCTGCTGATGGTTGCCCACATGAATGCAGAAGCGCTCGCACTCACGCTTCAGACCGGCATTGCCCATTACTGGTCGCGTTCGCGCAAGAGCCTTTGGAAGAAGGGCGAGACCTCGGGCAACATGCAGCGGGTGCATGCCATTGAAACCGATTGCGACCAGGACGTGCTTCACCTGAAGGTTCATGTTGAAGGCGATGGCGTCTCCTGCCACACGGGCGCGCATTCGTGCTTCTACCGCCAGGTCGAGCTGGTGGACGGACAACCACGGCTCGTTGCGCATGAGCATCTGTCACAAAAGTGA